caatcaatactaccatgctcgactagcaaaaccagtactccctagtactaccaaaggtttagggtttaccttcgtccgtcgacagccctttgatgtcgattgccttgaaactcaggcgccgctacgctactactcctggcagctcttggctatcgctcgaccaacaactaaccctagaaaccttccaaatcctctcaactatgaggcaaaatcatgaattggcaagtcacaaatgagaaatccgagcactatttataggccatgttcggatcctccgaacaacacttcggaacgtccgaacgctacgtgtccattggctcttgacagctcatgatcggatcctccgatcatacacttcggaccgtccaaacatgcatggaaaatgacgtgtcgatcaacacttgacacctatgatcggattcaccgaactacacttcggatcgtccgaactcttcggtgcttccgaaccctcttcggtccgtccgatcatgaccatagccaaaattacaccttaaaccttcttaatcaccattactccgttaattacccaatttggaattcgggctactacatgtggagggaagcatcccactgagcagtgctgaggagtgtttggcagctgccgtatttgcAAGCAAaagggacactttgctcgagtgtgtccccagagaggtgcccagggatcccaggcagctgagtcatctggatcagcggctcaggcaggtagacgaccatctgctgttcattcttttcagccagcaccgtctacccagtcacagcagaggccaggaggaagccaggcagtaagccagcctccgagacagcaggcccgagtgtttgctctgaccgaggagcaggcacaggatgcacctgatgatgttgtggtaGGTAACTGTTtcatttctggttatcctgcatatgttttgattgatactggtgcatcgcatacatttatttctgagaggtttgcattgagtcatgcattacctattgagtcattatctgcggtagtgtctgtctcttctctgttagggacatgtttgatatcagtaaagtcggtgaaaccttgtatactgcagtacgatggacataagattgagttggactgtattgtgcttgggatatctgactttgattgtattatcggtattgatacattgaccaagtacagggctacagtcgattgtttccacaagataatgagattcagacctgagatggctgaggagtggaaattttacggtaagggttctcgagccagaattcctttgatatctgcaatgaatatgacacgattattgcagaaaggagcggatggattcctgatatattcagttgatttactgaaatcgagcccatcattggcggacttgtcggtggtgtgtgagtttgctgatgtctttccggatgagattcctggattacctccgattcaggaaatagacttcagcatcgagttgatgccaggaacagttccgatctcgagggctccttacaggatggcaccgatcgaattaaaagaattgaaagaacagttggaggatttacttgccaaggggtatatcagaccgagtgtttctccttggggtgctccagtactgttcgtgagaaagaaagatgggtcgatcagactttgtatagattaccggcaactgaataaggcaacggtaaagaataaatatccattgcctcgtattgatgatttatttgatcagttgcagggttcttcggtgtattccaagatcgatctgagatctagataccatcaattgagagtagggactctgatatctctaagactgcattcagaaccaggtatggacactatgaatttattgtcatgccatttggtttgacgaatgcaccagcagtatttatgggattgatgaaccgcgtctttcagaaatatttggatgattttgttatcatattcattgatgatatattgatttattcaaaggatatgattgaacatgctaatcatctgaggattgtgttgcgaactttgaggacggagaaactgtatgctaaactgtcgaaatgcgagttctggttgaaacaggtaatatttctgggacatattatatcaggagacgggatatctgttgatcccagcaaggttgaggcagtgatttcttggccaagaccgacatctgtaccagagattcgcagctttatgggtttggcaggatattatcgccgatttattaaagatttctcgagcattgccaaaacgattacgcagttgactcagaaaaatgctccatttgtttggtctgaggaatgtgagaccagtttcctcgaattgaaaaagagattaaccagtgcaccggtgttgactatcccgtcaggtactggtgattttgttgtttattgtgatgcatctcaccgaggattgggttgtgttttgatgcagcgagggcatgtgatcgcttatgcctcaagacaactgaaaccccatgaatctcgatatccaattcatgatcttgaattggcagccatagtctttgcgttgaaaatatggcgacactatctgtatggtgagaagttcgagatttattctgatcataaaagtttgaaatatctcttttcacagtcagaattgaatatgagacagcggagatggctggatttattgaaagattttgattgtgaaatcaaatactatccggggaaatctaatgcagcagcagatgcactaagtcgaaagttatgttctctatccttatcgactatgggagtttcgaatttgattgaggactgctgtttgtctggattagtatttgagacagataagAGACCgatgagattatatactattcaagcggaACCGGAGCTGATTGTaagaattaaagcggctcagaaaggtgatcagaatatacagaagtcgattgctatggttagagctggacatcgatcggaatatcaggttcaaaatggtattttgtatgtgaataatcgtcttgtggtgccgaatgtttcgaatttgagacagcagatactgacagaagcgcacaacagtcgatttagcattcatcctggtggcaggaaaatgtataacgatctgaagacacaatattgggggaaacaaatgaaatcagatgtcactgaatttgtagccaagtgtctgaatttccaacaggtgaaagctgagaggaagaaaccaggaggattgttacagagtttgtccattcctgaatgaaaatgggatcacatttctatggattttgtgacacaattaccgagatcctcccgaggttatgatgcgatttgggtcgtgattgatcgattgaccaaatctgcatgttttattccatacaagatgacctatagatatgatcagatggccgatatctatgttaaggaagtggttagactgcacggagtgccgaagtcaattgtttcagaccgtgatcctcggtttacatcgcacttttggcagagtttgcagcaagctcttggtacgaagttacatctaagtaccgcatatcatccacagactgacggataGTCAGAAcgaacgattcagacattggaagatatgttgagagctgtagtgcttgatttcagcactaattggcaagatgcattgccactttgcgagttttcgtacaacaatagctatcaaacgagtattgaaatggcaccatttgaagcgttgtacggaaagaagtgtcgatcacctctttattgggatgatatctctgaagttcctgagactggacctgatatgatcagagatatgactgaaaaagtgaaattgattcagaagaaaatgaaggcagcccaggacagacaagccaaatatgccaaccttcgacgtagaccgttggtatttgaggcaggagaccgagtgttcctgaagatttcacctttcaggggtgttgtccgatttggaaagaaagggaagttgtctccacgatacgtcggtccttatgagattctcgaaaagataggagatcgtgcctatcgactagcattgccgccttcgttatctggaatacattatgtctttcatgtatcaatgctgcggaaatatctccctgatgattctcatgttattcaaccagacgagaccgagctggacgagacattgagttatgtcgagaaaccgattcggattatcgatcgtaaagaaaaacagctcagaacaaagacaatTCCTCTGGTGcaagtgcaatggactcgtcatggtatcgaagaagctacttgggagactgagtctgatatgagacaagaattcccagcattatttcactgatgtaaaattTTCTTATACAGTTCTTGTATATATCCTCCTTGTTAATACGAATaaaatgcctgtgatttcgaggatgaaatcgtatcttagggggggagaaatgtaatgcccggaaatttaatcctaataatctgtaattattgaattataatttgatatgattatgagaggattaatcgggacacgaaataagaatacgtgtgaaaatgtatgtgcgaggacagtagcatcggcgcacatgcgcgacagaacgcgcgcacatgcgccaagcagacagtaggcctcgcgcatatgcgcggcgtgtattcgcgcatatgcgcgacacaacccgagagttgtgaagaaatcctcgcgcatatgcgcggaagagtgtcgcgcatatgcgcgagtccccGTGAAGCTACgtgccgagacagaatgtctcgcgcatatgcgcggaaggtggtcgcgcatatgtgcgagacgtgCAGCAGGCACACCGAGCCACTTGGCCTAACGCATGTgggagatgtatatatatatatacacacatgcaTTTCATTCTCccggggaaagaaaaggagaatcCGGGGAAAGCTTTGATCCTTGATTCCAGAATTCGATTTGCGATCAATCCGTtcgtctgaattgtaatccgacttcggtacctagttcctagcaacgtagactacaacttgacgtaatttttactacgttttgacatgctttgaaattatgatgttgtcagaattgaatggaattcatatatgatgttctcgacatattagacatcgtagaatcgaagtcagattgagaaacggactgattatggaattgttatgaatttttaggatatattgatttataccaaacggatttgaattgtgattgaattacagattgtaatggatatgagttatgatttgtaattgatgtctgttgatcttgtattgacggggatattgaaattgtatcGTTAtgtcgttgattttgaattaaatccaaattgatcagattgttactgattggaaaattatattgacatgagattattgatattgtcattgccagacagactgtgaattcaggacttcgattgagccagaaaccgaggaaagaaatgtataagtcaatgtgtattgggacatcgactcaagtaggatgtacttgagtttccctaaatcacatacttattatttgtttatcattgtatttaatgatttgatttaaatgcttgttctatggagttataggagcatgcattagacgagtaatcttgtgacaaaagtacctgatagtggcaagtaaccacgggtacattgcacgatgtcacaagatatgtggatagaccatagtctatgacggatgcgtctggacactggatgtttggttatatcgacttggatagaactggagtcttttctattactgtttgtcgatataggaatgccacatctggacaccgggatccctaggctaggattgagtctagtctgaatcgtggagtcacgagtattgtcgacagattgatattgtttacatttctgattttgatatgtattactgttatctgtttcatgctttgtattgaacatatgactgcatgttctttgatttatactgggatttattctcactggagttatccggatgttgtcttgtttgtatgtgtacatgacaacaggtgggacaggttcagggtccaggagatgaggagagatcgtgattagagtggaggctccggacttggattagatatagggtcgaacacttgatattagatgtttaAACCTTggttaaataaatgtttgtggtacatgacttgtacttttattttatactgagttgtatcttagtttgatttcactacgttccgcatttaaaaaaaaaattttagaccctgttttataattgattaattagtcccaatgacgattatgattatgattatcgtccgggtccccacaattggtattttaaatgatttatgaaagTTTTAGCATTTCAAAGTCTAAGttaatttattaggtgattttgatattttaagcttttcaaaaacaCTAATTTGAATAGTTAGGATTTTTAAATCTTGTAAATTAGATTATTAAAACTTTGAGTGAGATTAAATAATtagattaatattatttttatcccTAATTATTTAACTAAGCTTGTCTTTagcccttaattaattaattaagcacaATTTTCACCTAAATTAAACCCCACTCACGCatacacacaacacacacgTTGCAGATTTTGGAGAATAGCTAGGGTTCTTGAGTTCTTTCAGCAGCCACCCTTCCCTTtgaaaatttttggagatttaCTCCCCTTTTTTTCCGAGCAAGAATCGTGTAGCAAAGCATCTCCCGGTCATCTCCCGTAGTCCACCGCGTCGGTAGTCGTTATCTTCGAGCGTTTAGACGTAAAGGCATGTATAGTCTTTGTTTTTCGCATCaatcttatcataataaatattttgatgcaTATTGTATGAAAAATTTGTGTATGTTTTACAAAAGTGTGCgcaaaaatatttgaaacaattttggatcaaaattttagatctcaaaaccAAATCTGCTGTCATTTCGAGTACTAGGAATTTTCGGTCGACTTTCTGGGAAAaaaatttcaacatataaaacctaGTACTCTTCAATACctttgatttgacagtaaattcgtaatttctGGACAAGAAACGaatgagttatgatcattttcgtGTGGCTGCTCAAATTATCACAGTTTTGAGAAAATGTTCTTCATGTTTCTTGAGTTTATTGGGTTGCAGGTAGGAATGTAAATGAACAAACtgtttgtgagctattcgaagcttgATTCGTTAAAAGCTTATTTGAGATCGTTTAGTGAGGCtggttaagataaacaaaccaaactcaagaTTTACTGTATTCGGCTCGTTAgttcgtgaacatgttcgttggtaagttcatgagtaatcttttagatgaaaaaatagtagttttgatatttgatttattgattttgaatattatttatgaaatatataaaaaaatttattaaattttatttattataataaatttacaaattttaataaaaataatatatttttctttaaatatataatttactttttaattaatttaatgaaaattgaaatgtataattcatatttattaagcttgttgAGGCTCGATAAAGgtttgaataagctcgtgaaccatgcatatattcgttaaataaagctcgagctcggctcgattataaatGAACCAAGCTCAAACAATCAAgagctcggctcggctcggctcgatTACATCCCTAGTTGCAGGCTTCGTCGGGAATCGCCGAGTGGTCATTGTTGCGTTAGGACATGTCATGTGTTGCGATCAGACGTCCTTCGGTGTTTTGTTTCGAGTAGGTATGGGTTTGGTTCCATTAGAAGTCACAGGGGAGCGAATGGGTAGAAGATGAGGTTTGGTTCACGCAGAGTGAGCGCCGCAACGTTGTAGTTTCGTGCTGACAGCGCCgggtagcgcctaggcgctgcaGCGCTACTCCTCAGCGCCTAAGCGCTGGTTCAGGGGCCTACGAGCTTCAAGTTTAGGTGCTACTGCTTCATTTGAGTATTGATACGTTGTTATGTCCAAGCTTGATGAGGGTTAGACTAGTCGTTACGAGTCTTGAATGGGATTCTTTCAGGCACGGTTTAAACGGGGTTCAAGTTTTTCCATTGCTTGGGAAATGTTCATAATTCACATTAAGATTTGGTTCagggttcgatgtcatggtttagcaTGATGTTTAACttggtcaagtcccgagtggtCTAGAAATTCAtaagttatttatttacttcggtAGTCAGTTTGATTGGTATGATTAAGTTATGAAATTTGAGTTTCTTGAAATACGTGTTAGCATGTGCAGCAGTAGCCCAAGcaagatccaacgaatccctcaacgctatgtaagtatgtttgatgtgcaaaagaaaatattttatgttttttatgTATGCTAATTACCTTGTGACCGAATATGAACGAGTTTGGAAGCCGGAAAACGTGTccggggacctctccaccccagtAAAGTATAACCGAGTtttgatcaggattggaaagcggtaaagtatgactgaggatcttatgtatgtggtattggacatccctgccagcccagtattgtggtttagtctgatcaggcgcactatgttatgagtcacttgctttgaaacatatctctacgtaaaatgatgatgattatgtatgtttaagtataaATGTTGCAAGCACGTTTATGAAAAAGATTATGCAATGATGGCACATCTATGGTTATGTAAGTATGTTTaggttttaagtatgtatgagctactttaaaatgcatgtgatttattacgtattactcgttattctcagtttatacatgttgagtctttagactcactagacttgatcgatgcaggtgaggacgagtttgaggagacgagaggtggAGACCAGTGAGATGGCTTGGACTGGGCGGAagactaacccgaggaccgtttAAGTTTTAAGAACTTTTATGCATGTTGAACTCATTTACTTTGATTTTAACGAATTACTTTATGTTGTTTAAAACAAGTACTTGTTGCAAGTACGTTTACatttaaacattttatttacaAGTGTATTTTCAGagatgtttaattatttaagaaaaaattttatttttccacaaatttaaatatttcaaaagCACGGTACGTTACATTATTCACTTTCTCTGAAATCACCCCGTTACCAACAACACGCATTATAGCTCTCTTCTTGGTTCGTGAATTCACCatagttgcaaatatttttaaatcattgATTGAATCGATTAAATTATTGGATGTGTTATTTTGTTGTCTctgatttataaatatatatatatatatatatatatatataatgaaacCAATATTAGTTCCATATATATGTGACACACGCACACGCCTGGTGACTAATTCTTTTTTCCCAAGATAGTAGTAACTTATGATCCAGAAATTATCAACTTCTTCATATATAGAAGAAGAATATGTCGaccatttttaaattaaatcccCAAAAAGGAAAGgcttgttatttatttattttattttggtaatttatgatgtgtaaataaataaataaataaataatagatGATAAGTTCATACGAACGAGTgatccttattatttattttaattaaaaaatcattcgattcaaagacaaaatttataaattttcttATGATTCCTTCCATCAAATTTGATGCTACCATGGTACAGGCTGTCTCATAATCTCATGCAAGGAGAAGATGCGACGTGGTTTCCGTGATCTATATGGGACGAAAACCCGCTGAAGAATTTCCAGAACAATAATAGCATATCCGTTCATGCTTCCGAGACACTTTAATAATCAAGACTTTTGGGTTTATTTTCCGCATAAATTTTCAAGGATTCTGAGGAAAAACCACAAATGAGTTCAAGTGCAGTGTATGGTAATCCTCAGTTTATCATTGTTAAGCTCCCAAAATCGCGACGAAGATCGCTGATCAGAGTAAATATCGGGGGATTTCGGAGATGGGAATCATCTGGTTTTTGTTTTTCTGCGTCTTTTTCCTGCCAAAAACCCAGCTCGAAACTGAAGTTTCTCGCAAAAGCCGCTGCCTCTGCTTCTTCTTTTCCTCCGGTCAGCGGCGCCGGCGCCGGATATTGGGGTAACATTTCAATGAAATTTCAATTCCCATTAAGGATTTTCTCTTCTTGAGCTAGAATCCGTGGCAACGGCGCCGGATAATTCTCATGTGAAATTGATTTGATATGCAAGATTTGTCTTTTAACaacttatttattttattagtttAGGAAATAGTTGCATAAGTGCTTGCTATAGCTTGAACTTTGAGAATTATGCAAAGGAATAACTGAACTTTGTTGTCCTCATGTTAGCCACATACAAGATTATAAAGGGTGGGTGAAGTTTTGGATTTCGATCTATGAGTAAGAATTCTGTCTCTAAGTGATGAGTATTATTCGATTTTTCCGATGGTTATTCGAGAGGATGGGATGATTAGAACTACACGAAACAGAAAATCACTACTTCAGATTATTTGTTTGATGCACATTGACTGGTGTTAATTTTATGCTAAAGGGTGTTTCCTGAATGTTTCTAGAGCAACTGATTGGAGCAAAACCAAATAAAAAAACACAAAGAATAGCTGGCACGGATCAGGAGGAAATAGAAGATCCAACACTTTTAGCTGATCCGGATAGTTGTTTCTGTGAATTTAATGGGGTACTGTTCCACCACAAAATTTGTGATTTTGAGTTTCCCTCTTTAAAAACATTAGAAGAAGGGACAAGTAGTGAAAGGGTCAGTTTTCCTTTGATTATGTTACATGGGTTCGGATCCTCAGTTTTTTCTTGGAGTCGAGTAATGAAACCTTTAGCCCAGATCATGGGATCGAAGGTTCTCGCCTTTGATAGACCAGCTTTTGGATTGACATCAAGGGCAAATGCTATCAAGCATTCATCTATGTATAACAAAGATGGGACACCTTTAAATCCTTACTCAATGATATTCTCCGTGTTGGCGACACTCTTCTTCATCAATTTCTTAGCTGCTGAGAAGGTCATTCTTGTGGGGTATGTGCTATCGGAAAGTGAACTGGAGGcttctatttttattgataccaattaaatatttaatcacCCTTCCCCTATCCTATCCGAGTGTTTTATTGAGTGAGCGTGCTAAAGATAACATAGCTTTTAGCTTACTGATTTTAAAGCTCTGTTACTTTGTCCGAGACTCCGAGTAAGAAATACATAAATTAAATGTAACAGTACTGTCGGATCAAATGAATAATCTTTAATTTTACATATATTAAGTTGAGATCTCTGGTACTTACTGTATTTACTGGGAGAAGTACAGGCACTCTGGTGGTTCCCTTGTTGCTGTAGATACATATTTTGAGGCACCAGAGCGTGTAGCTGCTCTAATCCTTGTTGCCCCAGCCATTGTTGCACCATTTTTCAAGAGGAATGTTAGAAAATATGATCATGCTGGGATAGATAGCCACATGAAGGGAAACAACTCAAATTCAACAACTCCAGTGACTCTATTTCTAATTCTTTGCAATATTTTAGTAAAGTTTACTAAATACATTGCTGACACAATTGCGAGCATTGTAAAATGGATGGGAGTCATGGTAAATTTTCTGTGTAAGAAAGCTCTTTCAGCATTCCTGCGCTCTTCAGTCGGCGTGATGTTGGTAAGAACTTTTTTTTAACTCTGGATCGAGTAATAGTCGATTTCCGAATAGTTTTGAAATATGTGCTATTGTGATCATGaattttttttgtatatatCTATATCTCTAGTCAAGAGTTCCGTTTCATGATTTCAGATAAGGATCGTAATCAATAAATTTGGAATACCTGCCATTCGAGCTTCATGGTGTGATCCAAATCAAGTTTCTGACACTGTTTTACGGGGCTATACAAAGGTGAATACTTGCTATTCCTCTCGGCTGGACAACGAAGCTGACCCCTTTTCCCCGAACATTGAGTAATCAAATGTTTTTCATGATGAAGCCGCTGACAATTAAGGGCTGGGACAAGGCTCTGGTGGAATACACAGTGGCTGTGCTAACAGATGAGACATCTAATCAAAAGCCGCCACTGGCGGAAAGATTGAATAACATCTCCTGTCCAggttttaaagttaaaatttcttttttttctttactTATAAGACTTTTCTCTGTCTATTTTGATAATGCAACTACCTGTTGTCTTTTCTTGCTTTGGAAGAGAGCAAATATCGAAGAAACAAGGatatgaagaagaaaaatgacatCTTTCAAAAGAAAACCGCTATTTCTTCAAGTATTGAAAAAAAGTTAcagattttcaattttttggtcATGTAACTGTGAAGCGTGCAACATTTTAGTCCTtaatatatcatcatcatcgtaGCATATTCCCGCTAATTGCAGGGTCAGCAACATGGATATGTTGCATCTGTTCAACCAAGATCTAAAATATCATCTTTAACTATCCTTATTCAAGTTTTCAATGGCTTACTCATCATTCTACTCTTTTCATTTATCTGTCAATCTAAGATATGTTGGATTGAAGCCGTGTTTGGTCTCCTCTTCGCATGACAAATCATGTTAGACATCTCACCCTAATATTATCCTCTATGGGGGCACACTTAAATAGCTCTTAATCATTTCATTTCTAGTTCCATCCTTTGCGCGTTTTGCCACACATCCATCTTAACATACGCATTTCTACTAATGTCATCTTATGCATAGGTAATCCTGTAGTGACCCAACACTCCGAGCCATAAAGCATAGCTGGTCGAACAATAATCTTGtaacattttctttttaatttcacAAACATCCTTCTATCGCATAAGACTCTTGATGTCATCCTCTATTTCATTCACCTTCATTAATCATATGGTATCCTCTCCAATGTCCTCAGTCTTTTAAATTATAGATCCTATACCATAACTTCAACGTGTGACTCATAAGTTTAATCGCCCTATAGTTTGAGTACTCATGTATATCGTCTTTATTCTTATAAATTGGTATTACAATACTGTCTCCATGATTCTGACATTTTCCTAATATCTAGAATCCTATTAAATAGCCTAGTCAGCCATTGGAATCCAAC
This is a stretch of genomic DNA from Primulina eburnea isolate SZY01 chromosome 11, ASM2296580v1, whole genome shotgun sequence. It encodes these proteins:
- the LOC140805085 gene encoding uncharacterized protein isoform X2; translation: MSSSAVYGNPQFIIVKLPKSRRRSLIRVNIGGFRRWESSGFCFSASFSCQKPSSKLKFLAKAAASASSFPPVSGAGAGYWEQLIGAKPNKKTQRIAGTDQEEIEDPTLLADPDSCFCEFNGVLFHHKICDFEFPSLKTLEEGTSSERVSFPLIMLHGFGSSVFSWSRVMKPLAQIMGSKVLAFDRPAFGLTSRANAIKHSSMYNKDGTPLNPYSMIFSVLATLFFINFLAAEKVILVGHSGGSLVAVDTYFEAPERVAALILVAPAIVAPFFKRNVRKYDHAGIDSHMKGNNSNSTTPVTLFLILCNILVKFTKYIADTIASIVKWMGVMVNFLCKKALSAFLRSSVGVMLIRIVINKFGIPAIRASWCDPNQVSDTVLRGYTKPLTIKGWDKALVEYTVAVLTDETSNQKPPLAERLNNISCPGFKY
- the LOC140805085 gene encoding uncharacterized protein isoform X1; protein product: MSSSAVYGNPQFIIVKLPKSRRRSLIRVNIGGFRRWESSGFCFSASFSCQKPSSKLKFLAKAAASASSFPPVSGAGAGYWEQLIGAKPNKKTQRIAGTDQEEIEDPTLLADPDSCFCEFNGVLFHHKICDFEFPSLKTLEEGTSSERVSFPLIMLHGFGSSVFSWSRVMKPLAQIMGSKVLAFDRPAFGLTSRANAIKHSSMYNKDGTPLNPYSMIFSVLATLFFINFLAAEKVILVGHSGGSLVAVDTYFEAPERVAALILVAPAIVAPFFKRNVRKYDHAGIDSHMKGNNSNSTTPVTLFLILCNILVKFTKYIADTIASIVKWMGVMVNFLCKKALSAFLRSSVGVMLIRIVINKFGIPAIRASWCDPNQVSDTVLRGYTKPLTIKGWDKALVEYTVAVLTDETSNQKPPLAERLNNISCPVLIITGDTDRLVPAWNAKRLSRAIPGSSLEIIKNCGHLPQEEKAKEFVSIVDKFLQRVFGAAQAPRLQVVT